From a single Micromonas commoda chromosome 5, complete sequence genomic region:
- a CDS encoding predicted protein: MSRRFATLADLMTGRGGVHEVSARRLVPVAVADLEGVDRLSSEAVLEAGPSGAGGDARDAAASPSRYFESHVEYVLPVASAGAPPRSLHVLRLLPAIEANLRAELLPRAHANARRGFDAMERLVLGPDAGVTVSNVGGYQSAHDVLEPDTWSDSDEEDGEEQDGEEQDGEEQDGEEQDGEEQDGEEQDGDERLPRDAAVDDVEPAASRATIKGWGMLSEVACAAHDRVRDRAMGERAVTRDDLYGWLNCNAPGDFNKLHDHGGAESWSGVYYLQCPAPVRGVGSDSDGDSEWDEAEDEGAYGAGALGLRCHVSRHVSDNVSGSVSDDDGGDTSDASVPYLRFQPRVGDLIVFRGDVLHAVESNGCARRGFWRGDLSDKDMESMRMSVAFNEDSAAADRKAALALAA; this comes from the coding sequence AGACGGTTCGCCACGCTCGCGGACCTGATGAccggccgcgggggcgtgcaCGAGGTgtcggcgcgacgcctcgtccccgtggcggtggcggatcTGGAGGGAGTCGACAGGCTGTCATCGGAGGCTGTCCTCGAGGCGGGACCTtcgggcgccgggggcgacgcgcgggacgccgccgcgtcgccctcgcgatACTTCGAATCCCACGTCGAGtacgtcctccccgtcgcgtccgccggcgccccgccgcgctcgctgCACGTCCTAAGGCTCCTCCCCGCGATCGAGGCTAATCTTCGCGCGGAGCTCCTGCCCAGGGCGCACGCAAACGCAAGgcgcggcttcgacgcgatggagcgGCTCGTGTTGGgacccgacgcgggcgtcacgGTGAGCAACGTGGGCGGGTACCAGAGCGCGCACGACGTGCTCGAGCCGGACACTTGGTccgacagcgacgaggaagacggcGAAGAGCAAGATGGCGAAGAGCAAGATGGCGAAGAGCAAGATGGCGAAGAACAAGATGGCGAAGAACAAGATGGCGAAGAACAAGATGGCGACGAGAGGCTTCcccgggacgccgccgtcgacgacgtcgagcccgcggctTCGCGGGCGACCATCAAGGGATGGGGCATGCTGAGCGAGGTGGCatgcgccgcgcacgaccgagttcgcgatcgcgcgatgggcgagcgcgcggtgacgcgcgacgaccTGTACGGATGGCTCAACTGCAACGCTCCGGGCGACTTCAACAAGCTCCACgaccacggcggcgccgagtcgTGGTCCGGGGTGTACTACCTCCAGtgcccggcgccggtgagAGGTGTGggctcggactcggacggcGACTCGGAgtgggacgaggcggaggacgagggggcgtacggcgccggggcgttGGGGTTGCGATGCCACGTGTCCCGCCACGTGTCCGATAACGTGTCCGGCAGTGTGTCCGACGATGATGGTGGTGACacgtcggacgcgtccgTGCCGTACCTCCGTTTCCAGCCTCGCGTCGGGGACTTGATCGtgttccgcggcgacgtgttgCACGCGGTGGAATCCAACGGgtgcgctcggcgcgggtttTGGCGGGGCGACTTGTCGGACAAAGATATGGAGTCGATGCGCATGAGCGTGGCGTTCAACGaggacagcgccgcggcggacaggaaggcggcgctcgcgctcgccgcttGA